The Salinispora tropica CNB-440 genome has a window encoding:
- a CDS encoding ABC transporter substrate-binding protein: MSPIRSATAALTSAVLAITLTACQLGAEEQDTNPIIIAADLELSGPGAPMGKTYQRALELKAEQLNSSGALNGRQIELRVKDNRSDASESLRNINDFGADSQVSAIVMGGCNECATGAVDTIDGQRVPMVALAPAEAVASPATERRYVFKLAPNASDSAEALAVELRRNEIGDVGVLRSDDAYGQEGLTVLQAALDKSDIEVLGVKTVRATDTDVSSQITSLVDDAPEALVLWTRAEQAGLAAVAAREAGFEGALYFDASAAGELFLGTTAQATEDATMVFTQTMVIDDVIATTPAKAARRRWFQDYTARFGGYHGSSSFAADALQLLADAALRSGTDAGKPDREGIRNVLETSQMDGLSGPIRLTPDNHSGLMPQALTTLVARNGRWRLAG, from the coding sequence TTGAGCCCCATCCGCTCCGCAACCGCGGCGCTCACCTCGGCCGTCCTGGCCATCACGCTCACCGCCTGCCAGCTCGGCGCGGAGGAGCAGGACACCAACCCGATCATCATCGCCGCCGATCTCGAACTGTCCGGGCCCGGCGCGCCAATGGGCAAGACCTACCAACGGGCCCTCGAGCTCAAGGCCGAACAGCTCAACTCGTCCGGCGCGCTGAACGGACGGCAGATCGAGCTCCGGGTCAAGGACAACCGCTCCGACGCAAGCGAGTCGCTCCGCAACATCAACGACTTCGGCGCTGACTCCCAGGTCAGCGCGATCGTCATGGGCGGTTGCAACGAATGCGCGACGGGCGCGGTGGACACCATCGACGGTCAGCGGGTGCCGATGGTGGCGCTGGCCCCCGCCGAGGCCGTCGCCAGCCCGGCAACGGAGCGCCGGTACGTGTTCAAGCTGGCCCCGAACGCATCGGACAGCGCCGAAGCCCTCGCTGTCGAGCTTCGCCGCAACGAGATCGGTGACGTGGGGGTACTGCGTAGCGACGACGCCTACGGCCAAGAAGGGCTCACCGTCCTCCAGGCCGCACTAGACAAGTCCGACATCGAGGTACTGGGAGTGAAGACCGTCCGAGCCACCGACACGGACGTCTCCAGCCAGATCACCTCCCTGGTCGACGACGCGCCCGAGGCACTGGTGCTCTGGACCCGCGCGGAGCAGGCTGGGCTCGCCGCCGTCGCCGCACGGGAGGCCGGCTTCGAGGGCGCACTCTACTTCGACGCCTCGGCCGCGGGCGAGCTCTTCCTCGGCACGACGGCTCAGGCCACGGAAGACGCCACGATGGTCTTCACCCAGACCATGGTGATCGACGACGTGATCGCCACCACCCCGGCGAAGGCGGCACGGCGACGGTGGTTCCAGGACTACACCGCCCGCTTCGGCGGCTACCACGGCTCGTCCTCGTTCGCCGCGGATGCCCTCCAGCTCCTCGCCGACGCCGCCCTGCGGTCCGGCACCGACGCTGGCAAGCCTGACCGGGAGGGCATCCGCAATGTGTTGGAGACCTCGCAGATGGACGGGCTCTCGGGCCCGATCCGACTGACCCCGGACAACCACTCCGGCCTCATGCCACAGGCGCTGACCACTCTGGTCGCGCGCAACGGTCGCTGGCGCCTGGCCGGGTGA
- a CDS encoding ABC transporter permease, with the protein MTETRTRPEGPSAGVVGPLAPAVRRRRSIPVGSAGLPLLGLAIALTCWWLVTTGFGLVHPAALPPPQAVGTSLVETGDVLVPALGITTLMTVVGFLLSAVAGVLIGIALAASRHLERMFAPLLVAVNAVPKIALGPLLVVSFGWGAKPILTMVFLLCFFPIVLSTATGLTTTPADLAELARSLHASWWQSFRKVRFPAALPQVFVGLKVAMPLAAIGAVIGEFYSDQPGLGYQILQYNGVGETATAWAAIVLIAAMSIGLYSALYLVERLALPWVRATTSAR; encoded by the coding sequence GTGACCGAGACCCGGACCCGGCCCGAGGGGCCGTCGGCGGGGGTGGTCGGTCCGCTCGCACCGGCCGTCCGCCGCCGGCGATCGATCCCGGTGGGGAGTGCCGGGCTCCCGTTACTCGGACTGGCGATCGCACTGACCTGTTGGTGGCTGGTCACCACGGGGTTCGGCCTCGTACACCCGGCGGCCTTGCCGCCACCGCAGGCCGTCGGGACCTCGTTGGTCGAGACGGGCGATGTGCTCGTACCCGCGCTCGGAATCACCACCCTGATGACGGTGGTGGGCTTCCTGCTCTCGGCGGTCGCCGGTGTGCTGATCGGGATTGCGTTGGCCGCCTCTCGACACCTCGAGCGGATGTTCGCGCCGTTGCTCGTCGCCGTCAACGCGGTGCCGAAGATCGCGCTTGGCCCGCTACTCGTGGTGTCGTTCGGCTGGGGTGCGAAGCCGATCCTGACCATGGTGTTCCTGCTCTGCTTCTTCCCGATAGTGCTCTCCACCGCAACCGGGCTGACGACCACTCCGGCGGACCTTGCCGAACTGGCGCGGTCGCTGCACGCCTCCTGGTGGCAGTCGTTCCGTAAGGTGCGCTTCCCGGCCGCGCTACCGCAGGTCTTCGTCGGCCTCAAGGTGGCGATGCCGCTGGCCGCCATCGGGGCGGTGATCGGCGAGTTCTACTCGGACCAGCCGGGCCTGGGCTATCAGATCCTGCAGTACAACGGGGTTGGCGAGACCGCGACGGCGTGGGCGGCGATCGTGTTGATCGCCGCGATGAGCATCGGGCTCTACTCCGCGCTGTACCTCGTCGAACGCCTCGCCCTGCCCTGGGTTCGCGCGACCACGTCGGCTCGGTGA
- a CDS encoding ABC transporter substrate-binding protein, whose amino-acid sequence MRRLTRTVAAATMAAALAMVGACSSDSDSNEGSDGALEEVTYLTSFGNFGRDSYAWVAKEKGFFRDAGFDVEIKPGQGTGSVIQTVSGGKADFGPIDLTGGLLQFGNGEAKDFVVVAAIQQRTMAGIATVEGTNIATAKDLEGKKIADSPTSVVRNLFPTYAKIAGVDASKVTWVNGQPQDLMGTLAAGTVDGIGQFVVGQPTIEAIAKKKAIMLPYSEYLQDLYGNVLITSTTIAKEKPEMVKRFTEALLKGLEYALDNPQEAAELLKKNVDSTNVESAKAELELMAGYVRSSNSGAQVGTVDSARVAKSIAILRGAGTLKQELEPDQIIDFSLTPKS is encoded by the coding sequence ATGAGAAGGCTGACCCGTACGGTCGCCGCAGCCACGATGGCCGCTGCTCTGGCGATGGTTGGGGCGTGTAGCAGCGACTCGGACTCCAACGAGGGGAGTGACGGCGCGCTGGAGGAAGTAACCTACCTCACCTCCTTCGGAAACTTCGGCCGGGACTCCTACGCCTGGGTGGCGAAGGAGAAGGGCTTCTTCCGCGACGCGGGTTTTGATGTCGAGATCAAGCCGGGGCAGGGCACCGGCAGTGTGATTCAGACGGTCTCCGGAGGCAAGGCGGACTTCGGGCCGATCGACCTCACTGGTGGTCTGCTCCAGTTTGGCAACGGCGAGGCCAAGGACTTCGTCGTCGTCGCCGCGATCCAGCAGCGCACCATGGCCGGCATCGCCACCGTCGAGGGCACGAACATCGCCACGGCGAAGGACCTTGAGGGCAAGAAGATCGCGGACAGCCCCACCTCGGTGGTCCGTAACCTCTTCCCCACGTACGCGAAGATCGCCGGCGTCGATGCGAGCAAGGTGACCTGGGTCAACGGTCAGCCGCAGGACCTGATGGGCACTCTCGCCGCCGGCACCGTCGACGGTATCGGGCAGTTTGTTGTGGGCCAGCCGACCATTGAGGCGATCGCCAAGAAGAAGGCGATCATGCTGCCGTACAGCGAGTACCTGCAGGACCTCTATGGCAACGTGCTGATCACCTCCACGACGATCGCCAAAGAGAAGCCGGAGATGGTCAAGCGGTTCACCGAGGCCCTGTTGAAGGGCCTGGAGTACGCGTTGGACAACCCGCAGGAGGCAGCGGAGCTGCTGAAGAAGAACGTGGACTCGACAAACGTCGAGTCCGCCAAGGCGGAGCTGGAGCTGATGGCCGGTTATGTCCGGTCCAGCAACAGCGGTGCCCAAGTGGGCACGGTGGACAGCGCGCGAGTGGCAAAGAGCATCGCCATCCTGCGGGGTGCGGGAACGCTGAAGCAGGAGCTCGAGCCCGACCAGATCATCGACTTCAGCCTCACACCGAAGTCCTGA
- a CDS encoding ABC transporter ATP-binding protein: protein MIRLSGVSRSFDGRSGRVEALRGIDLDIADGEFVAVLGRSGCGKSTLLRLIAGLLPVTAGEVTVADAPVAHPRPDVAMLFQRPALLPWRTVLDNVLLPVEIFGWKRAQHRERARQLLKLTGLAGFEKRLPHELSGGMQQRVSLCRSLIGEPRVMLMDEPFSALDALTREELSGELQRVHMETSATVVFVTHSIEEAVLLADRVVVLSPRPGRIRDIVDVSIPRPRTLGRNAHLADVARVSADLHELLAEKEPASVEVP from the coding sequence ATGATCCGGCTGTCCGGGGTATCTCGGAGCTTCGATGGCCGCTCCGGCCGAGTCGAGGCCCTGCGTGGCATCGACCTTGACATCGCCGACGGCGAGTTCGTGGCCGTGCTCGGCCGCTCCGGATGCGGCAAGTCCACTCTGCTCCGGCTCATCGCCGGACTACTCCCGGTTACCGCCGGGGAGGTCACAGTCGCTGACGCACCGGTCGCCCACCCCCGGCCGGATGTCGCCATGCTGTTCCAGCGGCCGGCTCTCCTGCCCTGGCGCACGGTGCTCGACAACGTCCTCCTCCCCGTGGAGATCTTCGGCTGGAAGCGGGCCCAACACCGCGAGCGGGCCCGGCAGCTACTGAAGCTGACCGGCCTCGCCGGGTTCGAGAAGCGGCTGCCGCACGAGCTCTCCGGCGGCATGCAACAGCGGGTCTCGCTCTGCCGCTCGCTGATCGGTGAGCCCCGGGTGATGCTGATGGACGAGCCCTTCTCCGCGCTGGACGCGCTCACCCGCGAGGAGCTCTCCGGTGAGCTACAACGGGTACACATGGAGACGTCAGCGACCGTCGTCTTCGTCACCCACTCGATCGAGGAGGCGGTCCTGCTGGCCGACCGCGTGGTGGTGCTCAGCCCTCGCCCCGGCCGTATCCGCGACATCGTGGACGTCTCCATCCCCCGTCCGCGCACACTCGGCCGCAACGCGCATCTGGCCGATGTCGCCCGGGTCAGCGCCGACCTGCACGAGCTACTCGCGGAGAAGGAACCCGCATCGGTGGAGGTGCCTTGA
- a CDS encoding LLM class F420-dependent oxidoreductase, which translates to MRVSVFTEPHRGASYDDQLQFARHAESCGYDGFLRADHYRAMGDDPALPGPTDAWLTLAALARETSRIRLGTLVTSATFRLPGPLAVMVAQVDQMSGGRVELGIGAGWYEREHTAYGIPFPGVSERFDRLAEQLEIVTGLWRTPPGAEFSYTGAHYQLVDAPALPKPVQRPGPPVIVGGRGAKRTPDLAARYADEFNMPFTSVAQTAAAYERVREACDAAGRADSGRRPLALSAGIVVAVGRTDAEARHRAAPLHLPSALPPEDPVVGSPAQLVERIGEFAAIGATRVHLRLIDLADLDHLELIAAEVLPQLDGPQ; encoded by the coding sequence ATGCGCGTCTCGGTATTCACCGAGCCACACCGTGGAGCCAGCTACGACGACCAGCTCCAGTTCGCCCGCCACGCGGAGAGCTGCGGCTACGACGGCTTCCTCCGCGCCGACCACTACCGGGCGATGGGCGACGACCCGGCGTTGCCCGGCCCCACGGATGCCTGGCTGACGCTGGCCGCGCTGGCCCGTGAGACCAGCCGTATCCGGCTCGGCACGCTCGTCACGTCGGCCACCTTCCGGCTACCCGGCCCGCTGGCCGTCATGGTGGCGCAGGTCGACCAGATGAGCGGCGGCCGGGTCGAGCTGGGCATCGGCGCCGGTTGGTACGAGCGGGAGCACACCGCGTACGGGATTCCCTTCCCCGGTGTCAGCGAACGGTTCGACCGGTTGGCCGAACAACTGGAAATCGTCACCGGGCTGTGGCGTACCCCTCCGGGGGCCGAGTTCAGCTACACCGGAGCGCACTACCAACTCGTTGACGCGCCAGCGTTGCCGAAGCCGGTCCAGCGCCCCGGGCCGCCGGTGATCGTGGGAGGTCGCGGCGCGAAGCGCACCCCCGATCTGGCCGCCCGCTATGCCGACGAGTTCAACATGCCGTTCACCTCCGTCGCGCAGACGGCCGCCGCGTATGAGCGGGTCCGCGAGGCGTGCGATGCTGCCGGCCGGGCCGACTCCGGGCGGCGACCGCTGGCGCTCTCGGCGGGAATAGTGGTGGCCGTCGGCCGCACCGACGCCGAGGCACGCCACCGCGCTGCTCCGCTGCACCTCCCCAGCGCCCTGCCCCCGGAGGATCCGGTCGTGGGCTCGCCCGCGCAGCTCGTCGAACGCATCGGCGAGTTCGCCGCGATCGGGGCGACCCGCGTCCACCTGCGCCTCATCGACCTCGCCGACCTCGACCACCTGGAGCTCATCGCCGCCGAGGTGCTCCCCCAACTGGATGGACCACAGTGA
- a CDS encoding cupin — translation MTTTDLELGPVGQEIVYENDRVRVWHIRLAPGERQPLHRHDHPYLVVAIQGAKNVVQTIDGNRIDADEPTGGVVYRDPGAVHMLTNVGDTTYLARLVELK, via the coding sequence GTGACCACAACCGACCTCGAGCTGGGCCCGGTGGGCCAGGAGATCGTGTACGAGAACGACCGGGTGCGGGTCTGGCACATCAGGCTGGCGCCCGGTGAGCGGCAGCCGCTGCATCGGCACGACCACCCGTATCTGGTGGTGGCGATCCAGGGCGCCAAGAACGTCGTACAGACCATCGACGGCAACCGCATCGACGCCGACGAGCCGACCGGCGGCGTCGTCTATCGGGATCCGGGGGCGGTACACATGCTCACCAACGTGGGCGACACAACCTACCTGGCCCGGCTGGTCGAGCTCAAGTAG
- the thiC gene encoding phosphomethylpyrimidine synthase ThiC, producing MQKRRKVYVEGSRPDIQVPFAEVDLTGDNPPVRLYDTSGPGSEPEVGLPPMRGKWIASRGDVAPVRGAGTPLAGVDGQRPTQLAYARSGVVTPEMEFVAIREGVAPELVREEIATGRAVLPLNVNHPECEPAIIGKAFLVKINANIGTSAVTSSVAEEVEKLTWATRWGADAVMDLSTGKRIHETREAVVRNSPVPIGTVPIYQALEKVGGDPAKLSWEVFRETVIEQAEQGVDYMTVHAGVLLSYVPLAVERVTGIVSRGGSIMAAWCLAHHEENFLYTNFRELCEILARYDVTFSLGDGLRPGSIADANDEAQFAELRTLGELTKVAWEHDVQVMIEGPGHVPMHKIKENVDLQQEWCHEAPFYTLGPLSTDIAPAYDHITSAIGAAMIGMFGTAMLCYVTPKEHLGLPDRDDVKAGVIAYKIAAHAADLAKGHPGAQAWDDALSKARFEFRWEDQFNLALDPETARAYHDATLPAEPAKTAHFCSMCGPKFCSMKITQELKEYAARGMKDKSEEFVASGGRVYLPLA from the coding sequence ATGCAGAAACGTCGCAAGGTCTACGTCGAGGGGTCGCGGCCGGATATTCAGGTGCCGTTCGCCGAGGTCGACCTGACCGGAGACAATCCGCCGGTGCGGCTCTACGACACTTCGGGGCCGGGATCCGAACCGGAGGTGGGGCTGCCGCCGATGCGCGGCAAGTGGATCGCGTCTCGTGGGGACGTCGCCCCGGTGCGGGGCGCCGGTACGCCGCTGGCGGGAGTGGACGGTCAGCGGCCGACCCAGCTGGCGTACGCCCGGTCGGGTGTGGTGACGCCGGAGATGGAGTTCGTGGCGATCCGCGAGGGGGTCGCGCCGGAGCTGGTGCGGGAGGAGATCGCGACCGGCCGGGCCGTGCTGCCGCTGAACGTCAACCACCCGGAGTGCGAGCCGGCGATTATCGGCAAGGCGTTCCTGGTAAAGATCAATGCGAACATCGGTACCTCGGCGGTCACCTCCTCGGTCGCCGAGGAGGTGGAGAAGCTGACCTGGGCGACCCGGTGGGGCGCGGACGCCGTGATGGACCTGTCGACCGGCAAGCGGATCCACGAAACCCGCGAGGCGGTCGTACGGAACTCCCCGGTGCCGATCGGCACCGTGCCGATCTACCAGGCGTTGGAAAAGGTGGGCGGCGATCCGGCGAAGTTGAGCTGGGAGGTGTTCCGGGAGACGGTCATCGAGCAGGCCGAGCAGGGCGTCGACTACATGACGGTGCACGCCGGAGTGCTGCTGTCGTACGTGCCGCTCGCCGTGGAGCGGGTGACCGGGATCGTCTCCCGTGGTGGTTCGATCATGGCAGCATGGTGCCTGGCCCACCACGAGGAGAACTTCCTCTACACGAACTTCCGGGAGCTCTGCGAGATCCTGGCCCGCTACGACGTGACGTTCTCGCTCGGCGACGGGCTGCGCCCCGGCTCCATCGCGGACGCCAACGACGAGGCGCAGTTCGCCGAACTGAGGACCCTCGGTGAGCTGACGAAGGTCGCCTGGGAGCACGATGTCCAGGTGATGATCGAGGGCCCGGGGCACGTACCAATGCACAAGATCAAGGAGAATGTGGACCTTCAGCAGGAGTGGTGTCACGAGGCGCCGTTCTACACGCTCGGCCCACTGAGTACGGACATCGCGCCGGCGTACGACCACATTACGTCCGCCATCGGCGCGGCGATGATCGGAATGTTCGGTACGGCGATGCTCTGCTATGTCACCCCGAAGGAGCACCTCGGGCTGCCGGACCGGGACGACGTGAAGGCCGGCGTGATCGCGTACAAGATCGCTGCGCATGCCGCGGACCTGGCCAAGGGGCACCCGGGGGCCCAGGCGTGGGACGACGCGCTCTCCAAGGCACGATTCGAGTTCCGCTGGGAGGACCAGTTCAACCTCGCGTTGGACCCGGAGACCGCGCGCGCCTACCACGACGCCACCCTGCCCGCCGAACCGGCGAAGACGGCCCACTTCTGTTCGATGTGCGGCCCGAAGTTCTGCTCCATGAAAATCACCCAGGAGCTAAAGGAGTACGCGGCGCGTGGCATGAAGGACAAGTCAGAGGAGTTCGTAGCCTCCGGCGGTCGCGTCTACCTTCCGCTGGCCTGA
- the thiD gene encoding bifunctional hydroxymethylpyrimidine kinase/phosphomethylpyrimidine kinase, with product MTPSTVLTIAGSDSGGGAGIQADLKVFAALEAYGTSVVTAVTAQNTRGVDAVLPLPPQTVTDQLESVLADFSVRAVKTGMLGSPAVAEVVAVAARDGRLPHLVVDPVLVATSGHRLGAVAAVERLLPFAQVATPNRAEAAALTGGRVDTVEEMVAAATALTAGGPEYVVVTGGDGDAGEPAVDVLHGEGGTTLLRASRVPTRHNHGTGCSFSAAVAVRLARGDAVPVAVAAAKEYVTRALIGARDWELGAGPGPLDHFSWSV from the coding sequence GTGACGCCGAGTACCGTCCTCACCATCGCTGGCTCGGACTCCGGTGGGGGCGCCGGCATTCAGGCCGACCTGAAGGTCTTCGCCGCGCTGGAGGCGTACGGCACCAGCGTTGTCACCGCCGTCACCGCGCAGAACACCCGCGGCGTTGACGCCGTCCTGCCGCTGCCCCCGCAGACCGTGACCGACCAACTGGAGAGCGTGCTCGCCGACTTCTCGGTGCGGGCGGTGAAGACCGGCATGCTCGGTAGCCCAGCCGTCGCCGAGGTGGTCGCTGTCGCGGCGAGGGACGGCCGCCTACCTCACCTCGTCGTTGACCCGGTGCTGGTGGCCACCAGCGGGCACCGGCTGGGCGCGGTCGCGGCGGTGGAGCGGCTGCTGCCGTTCGCTCAGGTGGCGACGCCGAACCGGGCGGAGGCCGCGGCCCTCACCGGAGGCCGGGTTGACACGGTCGAGGAGATGGTCGCCGCCGCGACGGCACTCACCGCCGGCGGACCCGAGTATGTCGTGGTCACCGGTGGTGACGGGGACGCTGGCGAACCGGCGGTCGACGTGCTCCACGGCGAGGGTGGCACCACCCTGCTCCGCGCTTCTCGGGTGCCGACCCGGCACAACCACGGGACAGGGTGCTCGTTCTCGGCGGCCGTCGCCGTCCGGCTCGCCCGCGGTGATGCGGTGCCGGTGGCGGTCGCGGCCGCCAAGGAGTACGTGACCCGGGCGCTGATCGGCGCTCGGGACTGGGAGTTGGGCGCGGGACCCGGGCCGCTCGATCACTTCAGCTGGTCCGTCTGA
- a CDS encoding thiamine phosphate synthase has product MTGPTGLVVLTDRRAARRPLVEVVADAVAGGVRWVVLRERDLPRAERAALAGDLRRVLTPVGGTLLVAGPDPLGGSAVHLSAAGPYPPPRPGLVGRSCHDEAELGRLTTEDYATLSPIFPTRTKPGYGPPLLPAGLATLIEASPVPVVALGGIGTAGQVRDCVTAGAVGVAVLGAIMRAEDPRAVATALQGVFNTVPSGGKR; this is encoded by the coding sequence GTGACCGGGCCGACCGGCCTGGTGGTGCTCACCGACCGCCGGGCGGCGCGACGACCGCTCGTCGAGGTTGTCGCCGACGCCGTGGCCGGCGGCGTGCGCTGGGTGGTGCTGCGGGAACGGGATCTGCCGCGGGCCGAGCGGGCCGCCCTCGCCGGGGACCTGCGCCGGGTCCTCACACCGGTCGGTGGCACCCTGCTCGTTGCCGGCCCGGACCCGCTCGGCGGAAGCGCCGTTCACCTGTCGGCGGCTGGTCCGTATCCGCCACCGCGGCCTGGCCTGGTCGGCCGTTCCTGCCATGACGAGGCGGAGTTGGGTCGACTCACGACCGAGGACTACGCCACTCTCTCCCCGATCTTTCCGACGCGGACGAAGCCTGGCTACGGTCCGCCGCTACTCCCGGCCGGACTGGCAACGTTGATTGAGGCCAGCCCGGTGCCGGTCGTGGCGCTGGGCGGGATCGGGACGGCCGGGCAGGTGCGCGACTGTGTGACGGCGGGAGCGGTCGGGGTGGCGGTACTGGGTGCGATCATGCGTGCCGAGGACCCGCGTGCGGTAGCCACCGCCCTTCAGGGGGTTTTCAACACCGTCCCCAGTGGAGGAAAGCGGTGA
- a CDS encoding thiazole synthase produces the protein MSGVTFELGGVPIPSRLVLGTGGAANLTVLEEAIRASGTGLVTVALRRVDTTGGAAGGLLDLIDRCGVRLLPNTAGCYTAGEAVKVAQLAREAFETDWVKLEVIGDERTLLPDGVELLRAAEELVADGFTVLPYTSDDPILARRLADVGCAAVMPAGAPIGSGLGVSNPHHIRLIRQSVEVPVILDAGIGTASDAALAMELGCDAVLLASAVTRAADPVAMATAMRYAVESGRLAYRAGRIPRRFHALASTPDDGRPEL, from the coding sequence GTGAGCGGGGTGACCTTCGAACTGGGTGGGGTGCCGATCCCGTCGCGTCTGGTTCTTGGCACCGGCGGGGCCGCCAACCTCACCGTCTTGGAAGAGGCGATCCGGGCCTCCGGCACCGGCCTGGTCACCGTGGCGCTGCGCCGGGTCGACACCACCGGGGGCGCCGCGGGTGGCCTACTGGACCTGATCGACCGCTGCGGGGTCCGGCTGCTACCAAACACCGCCGGCTGCTACACGGCAGGTGAGGCGGTGAAGGTGGCCCAGCTGGCCCGGGAGGCGTTCGAGACCGACTGGGTGAAGCTTGAGGTGATCGGCGACGAACGCACCCTGCTGCCCGACGGAGTGGAGTTGTTACGGGCCGCGGAGGAGCTGGTCGCCGACGGGTTCACCGTGCTGCCGTACACCTCGGACGACCCGATTTTGGCGCGTCGGCTCGCCGATGTCGGCTGCGCGGCGGTGATGCCGGCGGGTGCTCCGATTGGATCGGGGCTCGGAGTGTCGAATCCGCATCACATCCGGCTTATCCGGCAGAGCGTGGAGGTGCCGGTGATCTTGGATGCCGGGATCGGCACCGCCTCCGACGCGGCGCTCGCCATGGAGTTGGGCTGCGACGCGGTGTTGCTGGCCAGCGCGGTGACTCGGGCCGCCGATCCGGTGGCGATGGCGACGGCGATGCGGTACGCGGTCGAATCCGGCCGGCTCGCGTACCGAGCCGGCCGGATTCCGCGTCGCTTTCACGCCCTCGCCTCCACCCCGGACGACGGGCGGCCAGAGCTGTGA
- the thiS gene encoding sulfur carrier protein ThiS — translation MELMVNGAGRSLPAGTTLADLVRVVTDQERGLAVAVNGEVVPRGGWPATPLRDGDRVEVLSAAQGG, via the coding sequence GTGGAACTGATGGTCAACGGCGCCGGGCGTAGCCTGCCCGCCGGGACAACCCTCGCGGACCTGGTCCGGGTGGTGACCGACCAGGAGCGTGGCCTGGCTGTCGCCGTCAACGGCGAGGTCGTGCCGCGCGGTGGCTGGCCGGCCACCCCGCTGCGCGACGGTGACCGGGTCGAGGTGCTCAGCGCCGCGCAGGGCGGGTGA
- the thiO gene encoding glycine oxidase ThiO, with protein sequence MVSEFPPDVAVVGAGPIGLAIAWRCAVRGLRVVVHDPDPGSGAVYAAAGMLAPVAEAYFGEHELTGLLTESAARWPAFAAELAAASGTDLGYRSEGTLMVGLTTDDLAVARRLWAYQQGLGLPVTPLRPSELRDREPALSPRTRGGAYAGTDHQVDPRRLVSALRTATERAGGVLVPTPVQRLTEVTAGTTVVAAGCGTAALTGLPVRPVKGQVLRLRAPDGPGFQHVIRGFADGEQVYLVPRQDGEVVVGATSEERTDTMVTSGAVLRLLRAATDLVPEVAEYELIEALAGLRPGSPDNAPILGPLPGRPGVLAATGHHRHGIVLTPVTADLIADLIATGTPDPLLAPFTPQRLGRVASRPPDTAAPARGSAAAALTPQEESWN encoded by the coding sequence GTGGTGAGCGAATTCCCTCCCGATGTGGCGGTGGTCGGTGCGGGACCGATCGGCCTGGCCATCGCCTGGCGGTGCGCGGTGCGTGGGTTGCGGGTCGTCGTGCACGATCCGGATCCCGGTTCGGGTGCGGTGTACGCCGCCGCGGGGATGCTCGCGCCGGTCGCCGAGGCGTACTTCGGGGAGCACGAGCTGACCGGCCTGCTCACTGAGTCGGCGGCGCGCTGGCCGGCGTTCGCCGCTGAGCTGGCCGCCGCCTCCGGCACCGACCTCGGCTACCGCAGCGAGGGCACGCTGATGGTCGGGCTCACCACCGACGATCTCGCGGTGGCCCGCCGGCTCTGGGCGTACCAGCAGGGGCTGGGGCTGCCGGTCACCCCACTGCGCCCCTCCGAACTGCGAGATCGCGAGCCGGCCCTGTCACCCCGCACGCGGGGTGGCGCCTACGCCGGTACCGATCACCAGGTGGACCCGCGGCGGCTGGTGTCGGCGTTGCGTACCGCCACCGAGCGGGCGGGGGGAGTCCTGGTGCCGACTCCGGTCCAGCGGCTGACCGAGGTGACCGCGGGGACCACGGTGGTCGCGGCCGGGTGCGGCACCGCCGCGCTGACCGGGCTGCCGGTCCGCCCGGTCAAGGGGCAGGTGCTTCGGCTCCGCGCTCCCGACGGGCCGGGCTTCCAGCACGTGATTCGGGGATTCGCTGACGGGGAGCAGGTCTACCTCGTTCCTCGGCAGGACGGGGAGGTCGTGGTTGGGGCGACCTCGGAGGAGCGCACCGACACCATGGTGACCAGCGGTGCGGTGTTGCGGTTGCTTCGGGCCGCCACCGACCTGGTGCCCGAGGTGGCCGAGTACGAGCTGATCGAGGCACTCGCCGGGCTCCGTCCGGGCAGCCCGGACAACGCGCCGATCCTTGGTCCACTCCCCGGACGGCCCGGGGTGCTCGCTGCGACCGGGCACCACCGGCACGGGATCGTGCTGACCCCGGTCACCGCCGACCTGATCGCCGACCTGATCGCCACCGGTACGCCGGATCCGCTGCTCGCTCCCTTCACCCCGCAACGCCTCGGGCGGGTCGCATCCCGCCCGCCCGACACCGCCGCCCCGGCGCGCGGATCCGCCGCGGCTGCGCTGACCCCACAGGAGGAGTCGTGGAACTGA